The sequence below is a genomic window from Anas platyrhynchos isolate ZD024472 breed Pekin duck chromosome 20, IASCAAS_PekinDuck_T2T, whole genome shotgun sequence.
TCTCCCGGGTGCTTGCAGAACGGCATCGTGCCCATCGTGGAGCCGGAGATCCTGCCCGACGGTGACCACGACCTCAAACGCTGCCAGTACGTGACGGAGAAGGtgagcggcggggcgggcggcggggtgGGCACCGTGCCACACCGTGCCGTGCTGTGGGACTCCCTGATTCCTGTCCCCAGGTGCTGGCGGCCGTCTACAAGGCGCTGAGCGACCACCACGTCTACCTGGAGGGGACCCTGCTGAAACCCAACATGGTGACCCCCGGCCACTCCTGCCCCACCAAGTACAGCCCCGAGGAGATTGCCATGGCCACCGTCACCGCCCTGCGCCGCACCGTGCCCCCGGCCGTGCCAGGTACCGCCACCGGCATGTGgtggaaacaacaaaaatgatgGCAGGGGGATTCCAGACGGTCCCCTTGGTGCCACTCCCCTGCTCTCCGCAGGTGTCACCTTCCTGTCCGGGGGGCAGAGCGAGGAGGAGGCCTCCATCAACCTCAACGCCATCAACACGTGCCCGCTGGTGCGGCCGTGGGCCCTCACCTTCTCCTACGGGCGGGCGCTGCAGGCGTCGGCGCTCAGTGCCTGGCGCGGGCAGAAGGACAACGCCACCGCCGCCACCGAGGAGTTCGTCAAGCGCGCAGAGGTGAATGGGGACGGCCCCCCCGGGGAGGGGATCCTAAAAGCTGTGTCCCTGTGGGTTGGGGGGCACCAGGAACCATGTCCCTATGGGTGGAGGGGCTgtgccccacagcaggggggATGCCAAGGAGCAGGTCCCCATTAGGGGCACGCTGATGGCTGGCTCCATGTGGGGTAGGGGACAGCGAGGGTTGCGTCCCCATAGGGGAATGAGGGATGCCAAGAGCCAGGTTCCTGCAGGAACCTTCCCTGTGGGGTTCCAAAAGCCACATCCCgggtggggatggggaacaTGAGGGTTGTGCCCAGCGGGATGGGACACACCAGAGCCATGTCCCCATGGGATGGGGCACACCAGGGCTGTGTCTGTATGGGATGGGACACACCAGGGCCGTGTCCCCATGGGATGGGGCACTCAGCATGCTGTGTCCCCATGGGCTGACGCTTCCTCTCCCCCCAGGTGAACGGGCTGGCTGCGCTGGGCAAGTACGAGGGCAGCGGGGACGACTCGGGGGCCGCCGGGCAGTCCCTCTACGTGGCCAACCACGCGTACTGAGCCTCCGCCGGGCCCCGctggcccccccccccttttgccccggagccccccgccACCGCTCACACCCCGCTTCCACCCCAGCCACCCAGGGGAAGCCGCCAGGAGGGTCGGGGCCGGCGGCCCCACGCGGATGAAGGGGACGCTTGGCTCAGCCGCTCATGGCCGGGGGGGGAGCTCCGGCCAGGCCAGGCCAAGCCAAGGGTTTGGGGAGCCCCCGGCCGTgttggggggcaggaggggaggccTGGGGGTGCCCCTGCCCCGCCGTAGCTTCTTCGCAGTGCTGCCCTCGGGGCCGCGTGTGTCGTGTTGTCGTGTGCACCCCGTGTACCAAATAGCCTAAACAACAAATAAACGGTAGAGACAGCGCCACGAcgcctcctcctcatcctcctcctcctcatcctcaccctGCACGGTCTCGGCctggattggggttggggtggggtggggtggggggtatggggggggtgTGGAGCTGCTGTGTCCCCGTTCCCAGCCCTGATCCCCTGTTTTGGCTCAAGGTGGGTGCCTGTGGGTGGGCATCGCCCCCCTAGCACCCATAGCCCACCCTCAGCACTGatcacccccccccagcacccatagTCCCCCCTGAGCGCCCATAGCCCCCCCTCAGCACCCATCAGGCCCCCCAACACCCATAGTCCCCCCTGAGCACCCATCGcccccccccatcacccacagcccccccagcacctattgcacccccagcacccattgCCCTCCCTGAGCACCCATAGCCCCCCCCTCAGcacccatggaccccccccaacACCCATCACACCCCCAGCACCTATGGCCCCCCTCCAGCACTCACAGCACCCCCCTGCACCCGTCACCCCCTCAGCACCCATGGCCCCCCCCTCTGCACCCATGGGCCCCCCCAAGAACCCCTCACCCCCACCAGCACCCATCGCCCCCCCCTCATTACCCACAGCCGCCCCCCAGCACCCGTCACCCCCTCAGTACCCATTGCCCCCCCCATCACCCAcagacccccccagcacccatcgcccccccccctcagagccccccccagcaccctgctccccTATCCCTCCTCCTTGCTCTCCGATTGGCTCCTCCTCACGCCCGTCCGGCCTCCTCCCCGCTCCTATTGGTTGCCGCGAGAGCCGCGAGCTCTTTGAATGGCTGGGCCGCCTtcaagccccgcccccctcccggTTGAACCGGGAAGAGAAgatggcggcggccgcggcggcggcggcggatgAAGCAGGTACCGGGGGAGGCGGGCGAGGGGGGCAGGGCGaggcccggagccccccgggaaCCCTCCCGGGACCTGGTTCGGGCTCTGAGCGCTGTCCCCTCAGAGCGTTCCCGGGGCCGCCGGGCCGCGCTGTGCTTCGCCGCCATcgccgtgctgctggggctgccgcTGTGGTGGAGGACGACCGAGACGTACCGGGCCGCGCTGCCCTACGCCGGCATCGCCGCCCTGGGGCGGCTGCCGGTGAGGAGAGGGGGGGAGTGTGGGGCTGAAGGGGGCTGCTCGGTGGGCACCCGGTGGTCCCCGGTATCCCCCCCGGTGGTCCCCAGTAGTCCCCGGTATCCCCCCGGTGGTCCCCAGTATCCTGCCGGTGGTCTCCCAGTGGTCCCTGGTATCCCCTCAGTAGTCCCCGGTGTCCTGCCGGTGGTCCCCGGTACCCCGGTATCCCCCCAGTGGCCTCCCAATGGTCCCTGGTACCCCTCAGTAGTCCCCAGTATCCCCCCGGTGGCTTCCCAGTGGTCTCCAGTatctccccccctccctggAACCCTTCTGGTGGTCCCCTGGTGGTCCCTGGTATCCCCCCAGTATTCCCCCGGTGGTCCCCAGTATCCCCCCAGTAGTCCCCAGTATCCCCCCAGTGGCCTCCCAGTGGTCCCTGGTACCCCTCAGTAGTCCCTGGTGTCCCACCGGTGGCCCCCCAGTGGTCCCTGGTATCCCCCCCGGTGGCTTCCCAGTGGTCTCCAGtatccccccctccccggaACCCTTCTGGTGGTCCCCGGTATTCACGCAGTATCCCCCCAGTAGTCCCCAGTATCCCCCCAGTGACCTCCCAGTGGTCCCTGGCATCCCCTCAGTAGTCCCTGCTGTCCCCCCGGTGGTCCCCGGTACCCCCCAATTGCCCCTCCGTTGGGTGTCCTGGTGCCCCCCGCTGACACCCactcccagctccagctctccGTCCCCATCTCCGTGGTCTTCGCCCCGGGCTCGGTGCCCGCCGACCTGCCGAGGCAGCTGCCGTACCGGGACGTGCGGGAGGAGCCGGTTCCCGTCGGCTGTAAGACCCCCACCGGCCCCTACTGCCCCCGGCCCGGCTCTCAGGAGCACCGTGGGCCTGGAGGTTCGCTTGTTTTTTACTCATTTTGGGTTATTTTTCTCCCAACAGCAAGAAGCGACGTGGCGGCCCGCTACGAGGAGTTGTACCGCAGCACCACGGCGAgggaggcggcggcgctggGTGCAGCCACTGCACGAGGTAACGGGGTGAGGGGTGGGGGGACTGCACGAGGTAAcagggtgaggggctggggggtgccctggggctgctgcagctcctggtgccCCGTACGGTGCCTCTCCCACCCGCAGGGGCCTGAGCCGAGCTCTGCTGCCCGTGCAGGAGCAGGTTTTGAGGGTGGTTTAGCAGAAAATGGGTTTGGTACCCTATGGGATGGGGAATGGAGCAAAGCTCCCAGTCCCACTAACAGGTCTGTCTTCCTCAGAGGCTGATGCTGCTCTGCACGCGCTGCAGGACGCCTCGCCGGGCTCTCTGACCGTGTACGTGGTCCCTGAGAGCTCCCCTCTGCTGCCTCAGGTAGGGAGCAGCGCCCTGAGGTGCCCATCGCTGCGTTCCCACCGCCCCCCTGGGATGCTGCGGCTCTGGGGCAGCTTGGCGTGGAGGAAACCCCCAGTTCTCCACACTCTGCCACACAGAGATGCAGGAGGCCTTGCCAAAAAGGCCTGCAAAACCCTAGGGAGAAACAAGGAGCGCTGGGATCGGGGAGATTTGTGGGGTTGCATCCCTTGAAGGTGCCCTGTGGGGCACAGCTCCCTCCCTGAGCTGCCGTGGGTGGCTCTGGGCGCGTTGGCAGAGCCAACCCCGCTCCCGTCCCTCACCACCACGCCTCCCCCAGGGCACCGATGTCTACGTGGGGAAGCACCGCAGCGCCCTGCTGAGAGCCGGGCAGGGTCTGGCCGCTCTCCGTGCTCGCCTCCAGCAGCTGATACGGGTCATGTCCCTCCCGGCCACCTCCATCGCTGCCGCCCTCGCAGACCGCGTCCCCGATGGCCAGCTCGGCCCCGACGCCCGGCGGCACCTGAAATCCAGCCTGGGTATGGACTTGAGGAAGGACAGGGAGAAAGGGGTCAAGGTCCTGTGGCTCCTGGGAGCTCCGTCGTGGCCACTTGCCTGGTTTTGGCATCACAAAAGGGTGGCCGTGGCCGTGTCTCACGGGGCCTGGGTGCTCGGCAGGGTACGAGATAACCTTCAGCCTGCTGAACCCTGACCCCAAGTCCCACGACGTGGACTGGGACATCGAGGGCGCCGTCGGCCGCTACGTGCAGCCCGTCCTGGACAAGCTGAGCGTGGTGGCCAACTTCTCAGTTGACTCGCAGGTGAGGGCTGGGAGAGGCGATGGGCAGAGCCCGCCCGTGGCCTTGCCGGGTGCCCTGGCACTCGcttctctgccagcagcacccgcGTCGACTCCCTGCAGATCCTGTACTACGCCGTGCTCGGGGTGACGCCACGCTTTGATAAGGAGTCCTCCAGCTTCCTCCTGAGCGCCCACAGCCTCCCACACGTCATCAACCCCGTGGAGGCCCGGCTGGGTGAGCTCCCAACGCTGTTCTCACAGGATTGAGCCCTGATGGGGAGTGGGGTGCCTACACCCTCACctttccctccctgcagcaccgTGAGCAGCCAGCCGTGACGGAGACTTACCGGTCTGggtgctctgctcggggcttgCTGCTTGAGGagaagcagggctgggctctctTGTCATCCCTGTGGGCCAGGGGAGAGTTTTTTGACTCAGTCCCGCTTTAGGATCCAGCGCCGCCTCGCTCTACCCCGTGCTGAACTTCTTGCTGTACGTGCCGGAGCGCTCCCACTCCCCGCTCTACATCCAGGACAAGGACGGAGCCCCGGTGCCCACCAATGCCTTCCACAGCCCCCGCTGGGGTGGCATCATGGTACGGGGCCCTGCTTCTGGCAGGGCTCAGCTCCCCGTCCACAGCAAGTGCTGGCAGCACTGCTTGGCCCCGGGTGTCCCTCACCAATGTGCTTTCCTGCAGATTTACAACGTTGAAGCCCCTGCTTCCCCCCAAGCCTCCCTCCCACTGCACGTGGACGTGGACATGGTGCGGGTGATGGAGGTTTTCCTGGCCCAGCTCCGGTGAGGATGCGCTCTTCCCCACCCTGACCTCTGTGTTCTCCTGATCCACGTGCACATTAATTGAGGACAAAGCAGGCTGTACCTGtgccagagcccagcagctcatCTGAGGGGCTGAGGATGGCTTTTTGTGGCCTTTGAGGTGCTGACCACCAACCAGCACTGCTTCCTGGCCATGGGTGCTGTTGCCTGTCCTGAGGTGGGAGATTGGTTTTGTGGGAGGCCATCAGGTGTGGGCTGAGCCCTGCAGGGACTGAACGCACCAGGGAatgtgcaggcagggctgcgggCTCGTGCCACAGTCTGGGACCttccccctctgctcccaggtTACTCTTTGGGATATCTCGGGAGGAGCTGCCCCCCGAGTTCCAGGTAGAGAGCCCAGGGAATGAGGGGCTGGCCGACTGGGAGCTGGACCGCCTGCTCTGGGCCCACACAGTGGAGAACATCGCCACCGTCGCCACCACCTTGACCTCGCTGGCCCAGCTGCTGGATCAGATCAGCAACATCGTTATCAAGGACGACGTCGCCTCTGAGGTAGGGCTGGGATACCCCGAGGAGCAGAGAGGGGCAGGAATCACTGTCCCTGTGCCGAGGTGTGGGGTGCTGCCAGGCCTGGGGGCTGCCAGAGGTCCCCAAATGTTTATCTGTGGTCTCCAGCCTTGTGTCCTGGTCCTCTGTGGCCAGGGACTGACTGTGCTGTTCCCACGCAGGTATACCGCGCAGTGGCCTCGGTGCAGGATGCCATGGCAGAGCTGGCCGAGGGCCGCCTGCGCTCCGCTTTCCAGGCCAGCAAGGAAGCCGTCACCTCCTCGGAGCGAGCCTTCTTCGAcccctccctcctccacctcctctacTTCCCCGACGACCAGAAGTTTGCTATCTACATCCCGCTCTTCCTGCCCATGGCCGTTCCCATCCTCCTCTCCCTGGCCAAGATCCTGCGGGAGGCCAGGCAGCGCAAGAAGGAGCCCTCCAAAATAGACTGAGCCTTCCAAAATGGACTGAGCCTTCCAAAAAGGACTGAGCCCGACCCCGTGGAGTGCCCTGGCCTGGCCCCATAGCTCAGGGCTGTGTCAGAGCAAGTCCTCGGCCCAGCAGCACGGatggcccagctgcaggagggggaAGAGTGActtttttgggggttttggggtgagagATGCTCTGGGTCAGGGCCCTGTGCCCTCCACTTGAAAATGCTGCTTGCACCCCTCTTCCTGAGGCCagagggggggagagagggggctCCCTGCATGCACCCCCTGGTCCTGCACTGTGCTCAGAGCGAGCTGATGTATGAATAAAAGAACGCCCCTGGCATGCAGGGGGCTGGCGTGGGGCTCTGCCTGGCTCTTTATCTGGGGCGTCTGTGTCTTGGCTTATGGGGTAAATATACCCCAAACCACCTCTGGGGTCTTGTCTTATAGGATATTTAACCCAAGGTACCTCTTGGGTCGTGTCTTTATGGGTATTTACCCTAAAGCACCTCTGGCATCCTCTCCTATGGGATATTTAACCCAAACCACCCCTTGGTTATCATTATGGGGATCAGCTGGGGGGAGCAGCCCTTACTTGCTGGGATCCCTCTTGTCTCGGTGGGCGCtgagccccagcccccccagggcaCTGACACCCCCCTGCGCTCCAACTCCTCCCGGGGTGGgggtccccaaaacccccttgGGTCTCCCATGGGTGCATCCCCCCGCGATGCTTTGGGGGCTATCCCGGAGGGGTTCCCtctccccggggggggggttccCTTTCCCCTAGGGGGGGCTCCGGGCGGAGCCGTACcgggggcgggccggggggcgggcggggcggTGCTGCCCCTCCCggtgcggcggggccggcggcggcagcgcagcggggccggggccgctcagagcggcggcggagcggggccaTGAAGGTGAAGAAGAGCAGCGGGGCCGGCACCGGAGCCGGGACCGGTACCGGCACCGGGagcggagcggcggcggcggcgcgcaCCGAGGAGGAGCTGGGGCGCAAGGCGCTCATCGGGCCCGACgatgtgctggggctgcagcgggTCACCAGCGGTacgggggggcaccggggggattttgggggtgatggggggggaaccggggggcACGGGGAAGCGGTGACCCCGAGAAAGgggatggaatggggatggggagttGGGGTGCGGTGCTGCAGGGGGTGGGGGATGCGGCACCGGCAGGGTTGGGGATGtggacacccccccccccgttacCCCCCAGGGATGCTCAGGTCGGggagcagccccctgccccataggGATGCTCAGGTCGGGGAACAGCCCCCCTGaagtccccctgccccacagggaTGCTCATATTGGGGAGCAGCCCTCCTTGAAGCCCCCTGCCCTACAGGGATGCTTGGGTCAGGGAGCAGCCCCCCTGcaacccccctgccccatagggATGCTTAGATCAGGGAGCAGCCCCCTTGCAGCCCCACTGGCTGCAGGGATGCTCAGGTTGGGGAgcagcccccctgccccacagggaTGCTCATATTGGGGAGCAGCCCCCCACTGTTGGGGGTGGGAGGTCAGGGCAGAGATGCTCCCCGTTgtccccctcctgctgctgtgccccttACATGCGGGGCTGGGCCAAGCTGAACCCCCAGCCCGTGCCCCCTGCAGCGGTGTGGGGGCCCCAGATCCAGCGAGGAGGGGGGGGCTCCTTTGCCGCAGACCCCTCCTGTAGCACCGCTGCTCCTCGGAGCATCCTGGGGGGAGCCTGCAGGAGGAGGGTTTGTTGTGCTTGGCCGCACAGCTCGGCTGGGACCAGGCGGTCACTGGCGTTGGATCTGCTGGGATTGCAGCACCACGGGTCGGGAGAAGATGTGTGCCTGGCTGTAGCTCTGCCAGCctgtcctgctgccccccccggaCCCTACTGCATCCCCCCGGGTCGCCTCTTTGGGTTGTCTCCCTGCAGGCAGCGTGCTGAGCAacaggggaagaggagagggctggcaggggtttgggggtgaCCTGGGTGGCCGGCCATGCGCCCCTTTGCCTTGGAGAGCTCTGTGATGTGGCATCGGGGCAGGATTCATGTCTCAGGCTGGTGTTGTGCTGCCTGACAAGCCCTGGGGAGAAAGGATGTGGTCGGGAGTGTCGTGCGTGCAGGCGGCCCCGCGGGCCTGCGTGCTGAGTGAGGTGGGGTGAGAGGCAGGAAGGGTGGGGAGAAAGCGGGGGCAACCACGGGGAAGGGGTCAGGGAGGCTCCTGGGAAGAGGGGCTGGTGatttggggggtcctggggtccgGCTGAGGTGCTGTGGTGGGCTGCAGTGGTGTGCTTCAGGCCCAGAAATGCTGCTGCCTGTAGCAGGAGGCACTGAAGCGTGCTGCCAGCGTTCTCGGGGGAGCAGCAGTTGGGTGGTGAAGCCGGCGATGGCTGCGTTAAGCGCTTCATGTCCCTGCTTTATGGGGTCCTGCGTGTCCCTGCCTTCGGTGGTGGTGTCTGGAGGGGCTGCAGACACGCGGCCAAACCTTGCCCTGGCTCCCGGGGCCTGCAGACCTCACGTGGCGTCACCGTGGCCGGCACGGGGCTGGTTTCCTGCCTCTTCCAGCCTCTGGAGCACAGGAAGGACAGAGGAAATGTGTGGAAATGCCTCGCTGCCCTCCTGGTAGGAGGCTTGCTGGTGTCAGGGTAACTCAGGGGGTGCAGAAGGGTCCTGAAAAACAAGGACCAGGCACCACAACCTGGCTAACGCCTGGGAAGTGCTTGCCTGTCCTGCTGGGCACGTGGCAGCTGTCACCACCTGAAGTCCTCAGTGCTCATTTTTGGGGTGTGGGTGTACAATTTGTCCACGTCGAGCGGGTCTCATTGCCTGACTGTACTTTGCAGCACCCCTCCTCAAGGTGTTTCCCACCTGGCGGCTTTAGCAGCAGTATTTTTATAGTCCTTAACACGTAACGCTTATTTGGGGCGTTTTGTGGCCTTTACTCATTTCCACGGGGTCACAGCAAGCTCGTAAAAAGAGACTGGAATTTTTGGCATCGTGAAACCATTCCAGGCTTGTGCTCCAAGCAGAGGGTGCTGCATGGAGGAGGAAGGACCAGGCTGTGGGAGAGACGTTCATGGCTGCCCCAGCCTGTCCCTTGTGAAGTTGGGGCAGAAATGATGCTTTTGGTGCACTTCTGTGACCCCAAAGTACACGTGTGCAGGGCCGTGGCCAAGTTCACACTTCAGTATATAGTTAAAGGCCTCTTGAAATCTTCCTGCCATGTCCCTGTAGATTTTTATCCCTGCTGGTCTCTGATAGGCAAacttttctccccattttccaTGGGACAGCacctcacagaaaccacccagGACAGGATTTACCCACACCAAAGATGCGTGCTGGACCTCTCCGGGGTGTGTGTCTGTCCTCGCCGAGCGTCCAGCACTGAGTGGCCCCAAAGGAGGGGAAGGATCGTGCAGCAGGGGATGCCAAAATGATATTACTTCCTGAGAGCCTCATTCTAGCTCCTCGTTCTCacctccctctcttcctcttcaaCTTTTGGCTTAAGCACTGCCATAAACCCGGATCCGACTCCTTCCTCATTCTTTCTGCACGCAGCTCGGTGTATGCAGCCTTGGGGTTATGTGCCTGGGGTTAGGACAATATTTAGGGTGTGCCTTGTGACTGGCTTGAATTTGGAAGGAGGATATGAactgggggacatggggaatgCTCCTCAGACCAGGAGAAAGACCAGCAACTAGTCTCTCCTGTCTGTGTTTTAATGTGTGGCGAATAAGTGAAGCTTGTAAGGAGTATCTGGTATCCTCACCTTGGTCACGTATGTCTTTTAAAGGGTATTAACAGCAGTGAAAGGCCTTGAGATGCATTAAGGGGACCATCAGAGAATGGTAAATGGAGAGGTACATagttagaattttttttttttttttcttcagccctCTTCTTAATTAATCCCTTCCCTTTGCAAACCTCAGTGCTTGTGCCACCAAGTCATCCAGACTCGTGGCCACAGTCACCCTCCTTtcagcagtcctggctctgATGCCCGCAGTCGTGGTGCCCCAGCCAGTTTGAAGTTGAAGCAGAAGTCGGTGATGGGGTGAGAATTGCAACAGCAAAGTCCTGGTACCCTGAGCATCCCTGGAAGTTCCAGATGGGGTTTGTGAGTTAGGAGAGGGACCACAGCGGGTGGCTGGGGTGGTAGCAGGGCACTGTGCTTGCTCCAGGAGGCCCCTTCCAGCCCTGTGCATTTGGGGTGCTCTGACCCTGCAGGAGCTCTTTTGGAGCCAAGCTTTGCTGTCCTGTgcttgctctgcctgctgcagatCTGCTCAGGAAGCACAGCTGGGCTTTCCCTTTCTGATAGGTACAGCTGACGAGTGACTAAATGTTAAATGTCTTGGGCTggggagctggagaagcaggaTGTGGCTCTGTGGCAAAGTGCGCTCGCTGCTAAACCAGAGAAACCCCTTCTGTAACCAGCCAGAAAAgccagctgggctctgctcttaATGTCTTCCTAATAAGCTTAAAGGGGGAGTTGTGCAAACTGTCCTGCATATGCTgtgtcctttcaatgttaaactCTCCAGTGGTTCCAGATCACTTCTGGGCACTAAAAAGCCTGACGGGTCTGGGGGGCTGCCCCGGGgtcttttggctttttttcctgattttggcTGGACTGGATCTGGTGCCACTCCAGCTAGATTAGGTGTAAGCAAACGAACCACTTCCTTTGCAATTAGCAGGATTTGTTACTTGCTCACACAACTGTGCTTGCAAAGAGGAAAACCTTGTGACGTGATTAACTTGGGATTAGCAaaaggagcagggcagagctcaCTTCAAATTGCTATTAATTACCACAGCAGCCAGAGGATCAGAGGAGCCCGCTTGCAGTTATTGGGATGTCGGTGTCTGCAAATGCCACGTTCTGCTCTGTGGGGCCAGCTGAGAAGCTGGGGCCCAGTGTCccttgtccccaatgtcccttGCCCCCGGTGTCCCTTGTCCCGGTGTCTTTGACCACGCTGAATCTTGCAGCTTTGCTGGGTCATGCCATGCTACTCCCACATTAGCTGCAGGGCAAAGCTAATTCCAGCAGagctttaatttctttctctgtctttggGGTTGGAGCTGTCGGTGGTCAGCAGGAAGGTGATATTCCTGCCTTTGCAATACCAGCCCCTTTTGGCAGCATGTGATAGCACCTGCTGTCAAACAGACATGTAACAAAAGGCACGAGGTTGCCCTGTGTATAATAATCTCAGGCACCTGTACAGTTTGCCTCTAATAATATAAAGCTGATCTTGTAAGCTTTATATTTTAAGCTTTGCTCTAAAGCTTATTTTGTCTTAGAAAACCAAAGGGTTAAATAATTGATTACATACTCAGGaacaattacaaaacaaaacctaagtATAAGGAACATGCACTTAATCATTCCTGAAACTAATCTCTTCCTTGAGCTGTCATTTAGGATTTCTCTGAGACTTCTCTCAGCAGCTTTAGCTAAAGGCCAGCTTGGCAGAGGGCTGCCTGAACGGGCAGGGCAGCCCGTCGGTGGGTGCCTTTCCTACCCGATTTGCTGTAGCGTTAACAGGACGCTGATGTGTGCAAATCAATCTCCAAAGCCGTGCCTATGGACTAtgactttcctttccttccccaatTAATTGAGGAAATTTATTGTACGAAGAGCTGTGACTAGCTGGGGGTGTTTGTCAGGAGGTTAATGAATCACCGTTCTGACTTGTCCGGGGCTGTGATGTGTAAAAGTGTTTTGATATGCTGATTTCTCCTAGCAGAGCGGCATCCCAGGGCTATGTCAAGCTGCTGTCACCGTGGCTTCTTTCCCAGGCAACACAACATACGTCGAGAACCTTTTCAAGGCTTTGTGACAACTCACATCCGAAAGTGTTGTGTAGATGAAGGGTTTTGTTCGCAGTCTCACGCTACAATATGGCCTGCGAGATTTCCAAGGGGAGCACACATGGCATGTGTGTAGCCCAGGGTGCCGAGCTGGCAGCTGAGTGGGCTTCTCCTTCTGCCAGTGTTGCTGGTTGGGGCCATTCCGGGTGGAAATGGCAAAGataactaaataaatagataaaggGAAAGCTGTGGTGCGGGATGGGGGAGTCAGCTTAGTGCAGGGCCTGGTTG
It includes:
- the PIGS gene encoding GPI transamidase component PIG-S is translated as MAAAAAAAADEAERSRGRRAALCFAAIAVLLGLPLWWRTTETYRAALPYAGIAALGRLPLQLSVPISVVFAPGSVPADLPRQLPYRDVREEPVPVGSRSDVAARYEELYRSTTAREAAALGAATAREADAALHALQDASPGSLTVYVVPESSPLLPQGTDVYVGKHRSALLRAGQGLAALRARLQQLIRVMSLPATSIAAALADRVPDGQLGPDARRHLKSSLGYEITFSLLNPDPKSHDVDWDIEGAVGRYVQPVLDKLSVVANFSVDSQILYYAVLGVTPRFDKESSSFLLSAHSLPHVINPVEARLGSSAASLYPVLNFLLYVPERSHSPLYIQDKDGAPVPTNAFHSPRWGGIMIYNVEAPASPQASLPLHVDVDMVRVMEVFLAQLRLLFGISREELPPEFQVESPGNEGLADWELDRLLWAHTVENIATVATTLTSLAQLLDQISNIVIKDDVASEVYRAVASVQDAMAELAEGRLRSAFQASKEAVTSSERAFFDPSLLHLLYFPDDQKFAIYIPLFLPMAVPILLSLAKILREARQRKKEPSKID
- the ALDOC gene encoding fructose-bisphosphate aldolase C, producing the protein MTHQYPALTAEQKKELSDIALRIVAPGKGILAADESVGSMAKRLNQIGVENTEENRRLYRQILFSADSRVKKCIGGVIFFHETMYQKADDGTPFVQMIKDKGIVVGIKVDKGVVPLAGTDGETTTQGLDGLSERCAQYKKDGADFAKWRCVLKISDNTPSALAIMENANVLARYASICQQNGIVPIVEPEILPDGDHDLKRCQYVTEKVLAAVYKALSDHHVYLEGTLLKPNMVTPGHSCPTKYSPEEIAMATVTALRRTVPPAVPGVTFLSGGQSEEEASINLNAINTCPLVRPWALTFSYGRALQASALSAWRGQKDNATAATEEFVKRAEVNGLAALGKYEGSGDDSGAAGQSLYVANHAY